The sequence below is a genomic window from Streptomyces sp. V1I1.
CTCGGTGACGATGAGCGGGACGTCGGGGGCGACGGGAATGCTGCCGGCGACCGGCTCCTCCAGAGCGCGGTCGAAGGCGGGCGCGTAGACCGTGGCGTCCGGGGCGGGGGCACGCAGCCGGGCGAGCAGGGCGGCGTACCCGGCGGCATCGAAGGTGTCGGGGGCACCCTTGCGGCCGGCGCGGCCGAGGCGTTCGAGCTCGGCCTGGGCGAGGTGGAAGCCGTCCATGGGGACGAGGACAGCGAGCCCGTCGAGGGCGTCGACGAGATGGGCGGCGAGGCTCGACTTCCCGGCGCCCGGGGCTCCCGCGATGCCGAGGACGAGGCGGCGACCGGGGACGGCGAGGGCGCGGGCGCGGTACAGGACGTGCGGTGGGTACTGCGGCGGAGGTGGCGCATGCATGCTGCGCATTGTTCCATCGCGTTGATCGATCTTCGTCATACGTATAACGTGGAGCGCATGTCCTACATCGCCCTGGTCACCCTCGTCGTCCGCGACTACGACGAGGCCATCGCCTTCTACACCGACGCGCTCGGCTTCGAGCTGGTCGAGGACACCGACCGCGGAGACGGCAGCCGCTGGGTGGTGGTCCGCCCGCGCGGGTCGGGCGGCGGCACCGCGCTGCTGCTGGCCCGCGCCAAGGGGGAGGTCCAGCGCGCGAGCGTGGGCGCGCAGACGGGTGGCCGGGTCGGCTTCTTCCTGCACACCGAGGATTTCGCGGCCGACCACGCGAGGATGACGGCGGCCGGCGTGCGCTTCCTGGAGGAGCCGCGGCACGAGGCGTACGGCTCGGTCGCGGTCTTCGAGGATCTGTACGGCAACCGCTGGGACCTGCTGCAGCCCAAGTAGTCAGCCGGGGAGATCGAGCTCCGCGCGAACGGTCTTCCCGAGCCCTCCGCGCTCCAGGACCTCCCACCGGCAGGCGAGCGCCTCGACGAGGAGGAGGCCGCGGCCGGATTCGGCCAGGGCCGGTGGCCGCGGTACGCCTCCCGGGTGGGGCGGTCGCTGCTCGGTACGGGTGTCGGAGACCTCGATACGGAGTGTGTCCGCGCTCAAGGTGAGCGTCAGCTCGAAGTCCCGGCCGGGTACGCGCCCGTGGGTCACCGCGTTCGCGGCGAGCTCCGCGACGAGCACGGCGGCGGTGTCGGACGGCTCGGAGTCGTACGGGATGCCCCAGGCGTGCAGCTGGTGGAGGGCGAGGTGGCGGGCGCACCGGGCACCGCGTCGGGTGGCGCTGAAGCGCTGGGTGAACACACGTACGGTGAGGGGCTGTTGGGGAGTGGGTGCGTGCATGCGACCACGGTGGCGGCTGGGAGCCGCGTTCCCCCAGATCAGGAACCCGTACGCCGAGTCAGCGTACGGGTACCCACAGTGGACAGTACGGGTAACTGACCGTGACCATGGGTGAGTTGCGGGGTTGCTCAGCGCAGGCACGTGGGAGGTGGCCGTAGATGACGGAGACGGCGGGCGCACCGGGCGGTTCGGGCGGGGAGCCGGAGGTATCGGACAGCCTGAAGGCGTTCGGGGAGGTGGTCAAGGCCTTCCGGAGGCGGGCGAGGCTGACACAGGAGGAGTTCGCGCCGAGGGTGCGGTACTCGCTGCCGACGGTGGCGTCGATCGAGCAGGGCCGCCGCTTCCCGCCGGCGGATTTCGTCGACCGGGCGGAGGAGGTGCTGGACGCGTTCGGCACGCTGAAAGGCGCGGCACGGCATCTGTCGCGGCGGCCGGGGCTGGCGAGCTGGTTCCGGCAGTGGGCGAGTCTGGAGGCGGAGGCGGTCAGTCTCTACACATACGAATGCCGGTTGATTCCGGGCCTGTTGCAGACGGAGGCGTACGCGCGGACGCTGTTCGCCGACCGGCTGCCACCGCTGGGCGACGAGCAGATCGATACTCGGCTCAGCGCGCGTGCGGATCGACAGCGGTTGCTAAGGGAGCGCCCGAACACCGCGTACAGCTTCATCTTCGAAGAGCATCTGCTGCTGCGGCGGTTGGGCGGGGCTCAGGTCACGCGGGAACTCATCGACCACATCCTCGGGCTCGCCGAGCTCCGCAACATCGAGCTACAGATCATGCCGCTGGTGCGGGAGAGTCACGCGGGGACGGACGGCCCCATGCGGCTGCTGGAGACCTCGGACAACAAGTGGCTCGGCTACTGCGAGGGGCAGGAGAGCGGGCAGTTCATCTCCGACCCGAAAGTGGTCAGCATGCTCCAGATGCGGTATGCCAGGATGCGGTCACAGGCTCTTACCCTGGAAGACTCCGTGAGCCTGTTGCGGCAGATGCGAGGAGCAGCATGAGCACCACAGAACTGGCCTGGTTCAAGAGCAGCTACAGCGGCAGCTCCGGTGACGACTGCGTCGAAGTCGCGCTCTCCTGGCACAAGTCCAGCTACAGCGGCAGCTCCGGCGACTCCTGCGTCGAGATCGCCACCTGCCCCACCACCGTCCACGTCCGCGACTCCAAGGACACCGAGGGCCCCCAACTCGCCCTCGCCCCCGCCTCCTGGACCAGCTTCGTCACCTACGCCGCCGAAGCCCGGGGCTGACGCGGCTCAGACGCGCGCTACTCACCGGGCACCTTCGCTCAGGTCAGCCGGAAGACCGGGCCGCGGGGCGTGAACGGAAGGGAGCCGCCCTGCGGGATCAGGAAGGCGTGCTCGCGCCGGATCCGCAGGGGGTCGCACCAGCCGTCGGTGATCACAAGCACTGGGGCGGCGGGCGGGAAGTCACCGGCCCGCTGCAACAGGTCGATCCCGGGCTGCAGTACGGTCCCGCCGCGCCCGCGGACCCGCACCCGTCCCGGCCGCACGGTGGCGAGCCCCAGCAGCAGTTCGGGTATCTGGGCGGGAGTGACGGTGACGGCAGCCTGCACGCGGTGGTGTTCCTTCGGCGAACTCGGAGAAGAAGATCGGGCCCGCCCAGTGTGGGCGGGCCCGATGGTCCCTCGCAGCCGATTTTCCGTCCGCGGGATCAGCCCTCGTCCGGGCTGAGCCGCAGCGAGATGCTGTTGATGCAGTACCGCTGGTCGGTCGGGGTCGGATAGCCCTCGCCCTCGAAGACGTGGCCCAGATGCGACCCGCACCTCGCGCACCGCACCTCCGTGCGCGACATCCCGTGCGAGCGGTCCTCGATCAGCTCGACCGCGTCCGTGTCCTTCGGGTCGTAGAAGCTCGGCCAGCCGCAGTGCGACTCGAACTTCGTGTCCGAGCGGAAGAGCTCGGCGCCGCATGCCCGGCAGGAGTAGACGCCCGTCGTCTTGGTGTCGGTGTACTCACCGACGAAGGCGGGCTCCGTGCCGGCCTTCCGCAGGACCTGGTATTCCGCGGGGGACAGCTCCGCGCGCCACTGCTCGTCCGGCTTTTCGATGTCGTACGACATGAGAACGGCTCCCTTGGGTCTATCGGCCGGCCAGGCGGGCCAGGATGTCCGGACCGAGGTCCGTGACGTCGCCCGCGCCCATGGTGAGAACCAGATCACCGGGCTTCGCCATTCCCGCGACCACCTCGGGCACGGTCGCCTTGTCGTGGACGGCCGTCACGTCCGCGCCCGCCGTGCGGGCCGCGTCGATGATCAGGGTGCTGGTGATGCCCGGGATCGGGTCCTCGCGGGCCGGGTAGATGTCGAGGACCACCGAGGCGTCCGCCAGCGCGAGCGCCTGGCCCATCTCCGTGCCCAGTTCCTGCGTACGGGAGAAGAGGTGCGGCTGGAAGACGACCAGCAGCCGGGCGTCCGCCGCCGCGCCGCGCATGGCCTCGAGGTCGGCGGTCATCTCGGTGGGGTGGTGCGCGTACGAGTCGATGACCTGGACGCCCGCGGCCTCGCCCTTGAGCTGGAGGCGGCGCTTGACGCCGGTGTACTTGCCGATGGCCGATGCGAGGTTGTGCGCCGGGATGCCGAGGGCGACGCCGGCGGCGAGTGCGGCCACGGCGTTGTGCGCGTAGTGGCGGCCGGGAACCGAGACCGTGAAGGTGAGGAACTTGCCGTCCAGCAGGACCGTGACCTCGCTGGTCAGGCCGCGCGGGGTGACCTTGTGGACGCGGACGTCCGCGGACTCTGCCTCGCCATACGTGACGACCTTCAGCGTGGACAGGTCGCGGATGCGGGAGGTGAGCTCGACGGCGCCGGGCTGGTCGGCGGTGATCACCAGCGTGCCGCCCGGGACGACCTTGCCGACGAACGTCTCGAAGGAGTCGTAGATCTCGTCCATCGAGGCGTAGTTGGCGTGGTGGTCGAGCTCCACATTGAGGACGATCGCGACCTCGGGGTCGTACTTCTGGAAGCTGCGGTCGCTCTCGTCGGCCTCGGCGACGAAGATGTCGCCCTCGCCGTGGCGGGCGTTCGTCCCCGGTCCGGCCAGGTCGCCGCCGATGGCGTACGCGGGGTCGAGGCCCAGCTCGGTCAGGGCCACGGCCAGCATGGAGGTGGTGGTCGTCTTGCCGTGCGTGCCGGCGACGGCGATCGAGCGCAGGCCCGTCATCAGCGAGGCCAGCGCGTCGGAACGGTGCACGACCGGGACGGACAGCTCGGCGGCGCGTGCCAGCTCCGGGTTGTCGGGGCGGATGGCGCTGGAGACGACCACGCAGGTCGCGTCGTCCGCGAGATGCGAGGCCGCGTGCCCGATGTGGACCGTGGCACCCAGCGCCCGCAGGGCCTCGGCCGTCGCAGACTCCTTGGCGTCGCTGCCCGCGACCTTCGCTCCGCGCTGGGCGAGGATCTTCGCGATGCCCGACATTCCGGCGCCGCCGATGCCGATGAAGTGCGGGCGTTCCATGGCGCTAGGGACGGCGGGTGCCATGCGTGTGTCTCCCCAAGATGTACGAGCAAGATCAGCGAGCAAGATCAGCGAGCGAGGTACACGAGTACGTGCGAGGGTCCAGCCTATTCGCTGTGTGCGAAGAGCTTGAGCACCGGTACGCCGACCTTGTGGCGGGCCCTGGAGGCCCAGTCCCGGTGGAAGAACTCCTCCACATAGTGCGGCGCGGTCAGCACGATCACTTCGTCCGCGCCCGACTCGTCGACGGCGGCCTTCAGCTTGTCCAGCGGATGGTCCTCGACGACCTGGCCCACGGCTTCGCAGCCGGCGGCCCGCAGCGCGGCGAGCGAGTGGTCCAGGGCGCGCTCGGCGGGGGCCTTGGCGTCCTGGCCCTCGGGCTCCTCGCCCTCGCGGACCGCTTCCCTCAGTTCGCCGATCGCCACGTCGTCGATGGCCCGCAGCAGCAGGTCGGCCTGGTCGCCGCGGGGCTGCATCAGCACGACGAACGAGACAGCCTCGGCACCGTGCAGGGTGGTGACGAATTCCACGTCTTCGGAGGTCAGGGGCTTCTCGATCATCAATACGCTTGTGAACACGTTCGGACCCTTCTGCGGAACCATCCTTCCCCGTGCCCGCACGGGGTCTGCGAGACCAATTGTGCCCAGCCGGAGCACCGGCCGAAGCTAACCGGAACGACAAAATCCGCCGATTGTCAGATGTGACGGTAGCGGGTGAAAAGGAACCCCGCCTCTTCCAGCACCGAAGCCAGGGCGAACCTCTCCGGAACGGCCAGCGCCGGGCCGCCCGCGATCCGCTGCGCGCCCCCCGCCGTCAGCATCGGCGACAGGGTCAGGCACAACTCGTCCAGTACCCCGGCCGCCACGAATTGACCCAGCAGCCGCGGCCCGCCCTCGGTGAGCAGCCGCACCAGACCGCGCTGCGCCAGCGCTTGTACCGCTCTGCCCGGCTCCACCCCGGGCCCGTCCCCGGCGATCACCACCTCCGCGCCCGCCTTCTCCGCTGCGCGGATACGGTCCGGGGGCGCCGCGGCCCCCGTCAGCACCAGCGTCGGGACGAGCGGCTCGGCGAACAGCGGGAGCGAGTAGTCGAGGTCGAGCGAGGCGCTGACCACGGCGATCGCGGGCGCGGGGCCCTGGCCGGCCGCGGCCCGCCGCTCCGCGAATGCCTCCCGGGCGCGGGCCGGGCGGTACCCCTCCAGGCGTACCGTTTCCGCGCCCACCACCACCGCATCGGCGAGCCCCCGCAGCGTGCCGAAGATCCGCATGTCGGTGTCGGACGAGATGGGCTGCGAGCGGCCCTCGTGCTGGGCGGCCCCGTCCAGCGAGGAGACCATGTTCGCCCGCAGCCAGGCCCGGCCCGCGGCACCGGCCCCTCCTCCGGCACCGGCACCCGTCCCTCCCCCGGATCCTCCCCCGGACCCTCCCCCGGATCCGGTCCCGTCGGCCGTATACGCGTAGGCCGCGGCCGGATACGCATAGGCCTCGGCCAGCTCGTCCAGGGACCACTCCCGGTCCACGGCGGCTGTCTGGTCGGTCACAGGGAGCAGACGTCGCATGCCGTGCAGTCTGGCACGGCCCTTACAGTTGGGAACTGTGTCGACCAGTGCCATAACCGAAGCGGCCCCGCTGTCCCTGTGCGCCCGCGAGCCGCATGTCCCCGCCGACCGGCTGGTCGCCGAGATGGTGCCGCCGCCGCGCTTCGACTCGGTGCGCTTCGATACGTATGTCCCCGACCCGAACCAGCCGAGCCAGAGCGAGGCGGTCACGGTCCTCGGCTCGTTCGCGGCGGGCCTCGGCGGGGCGCACGCGAGCGGCTCCGGCCGGCGCAGGTGGTTCGCCAGGAAGCCCGCGGCGCCCACCGGACCGCGCGGCGTCTACCTCGACGGCGGCTACGGGCGTCGGCAAGACGCATCTGCTCGCCTCTCTGTGGCACGCCACCCCGGCCGACCCGTCGCTGAAGGCCTTCGGCACCTTCGTGGAGCTGACGAACCTCGTCGGCGCGCTCGGCTTCCAGCAGACCGTGCAGACCCTGAGCGGGCACCGGCTGCTCTGCATCGACGAGTTCGAGCTGGACGACCCGGGCGACACCGTCCTCGTCTCGACGCTGCTCGGCAAGCTGGTCGACGCCGGCGTCGCACTGGCGGCCACCTCGAACACGCTGCCCGGCAAGCTCGGCGAGGGCCGGTTCGCCGCCGCCGACTTCCTCCGCGAGATCCAGGGGCTCTCCGCGCGCTTCCACCCGCTGCGCATCGACGGCGAGGACTACCGCCACCGCGGGCTGCCCGAGGCCCCTCCCCCGTACTCCGAGGAACAGGTCGCCAAGACCGCGTACGCGACCGACGGCGCCTCCCTCGACGACTTCCCGCATCTGCTGGAGCACCTCGCGAAGGTGCACCCGAGCCGGTACGGGGCGCTCACCGACGGTCTGCGCGCCGTCTGCCTCACCGATGTGCAGCCCATTGCGGACCAGTCGACGGCGCTGCGGCTGGTCGTGCTCGCCGACCGGCTGTACGACCGCGAGGTTCCGGTGCTCGCCTCCGGCATGCCCTTCGACCGACTGTTCAGCGAAGAAATGCTGAACGGCGGTTACCGCAAGAAGTACTTCCGGGCGATCTCCCGCCTCACCGCGCTGGCTCGGGACGCGAAGGGCCTGGTGTCCCAGTAGGTTGGGGCTGGTTGGTACCAATCCATCTGAAGGGACCCAATCATGGCCACCACGCGTCAGGCGCACACCGTCTGGGAGGGCAACCTGCTCGAGGGCAAGGGGGTTGTGACCCTCGACTCCTCCGGCATTGGCGAGTACCCGGTCTCCTGGCCGTCGCGTGCCGAGCAGGCGAACGGCAAGACCAGCCCGGAAGAGCTGATCGCCGCCGCTCATTCCAGCTGCTTCTCCATGGCTCTCTCGCACGGACTCGCCCAGGCCGGCAACCCGCCGACCAAGCTGAACACCCAGGCCGAAGTGACCTTCCAGCCGGGCACGGGCATCACCGGCATCCACCTCACCGTGCAGGGCGAGGTCCCCGGTCTTGACGAGGCCGGCTTCGTCAAGGCGGCCGAGGACGCGAAGGCGAACTGCCCCGTCAGCCAGGCCCTTACGGGTACGAGCATCACGCTCACCGCCAAGCTGAGCTGACCCGGTCGCACCACGAGGCACAGTGGCCCGCACGGTTCACGAGTAACCAATTCGGTGATACACACGTGCGGGTCACATCTCCTGTCCTTCCCCCCAGCCTTCGGCATGGGGGTACCCCCACAGGGAGTTGCCTCATGTCCACAACACGCCGTCAGGTCCTGGCCCGCACCGGTGCGTTGAGCGCCGGGATCGCCTTCACCGGCGCCTTCTCCGAACTCTTCGCCGGCACCGCCGCCGCCCGCGGGCACAGCGGGTACGGCCCGCTCGTCCCCGACCCCGCGGGACTGCTCGATCTGCCGAAGGGTTTTCGCTACCGGGTCCTCTCCCGGGAGGGCGAGCCGCTGCGCTCCGGCGAAGGCCGGGTTCCCAGCAACCATGACGGCATGGGGGCCTTCGCGGGCCGCCGCGGCCGCGTCCATCTCGTCCGCAACCACGAGAACCGCGTCTCCGCCGCGATCGGCGTCCCCACGGTCGAGGGCCTCACCTACGACCCGATGGGCAAGGGCGGCTGCACGGCGCTGGAGCTGGACGGCCGGGGCAATGTCCTGTCCGAGCGGGTAGCCATCGCCGGCACCGCCGTCAACTGCGCCGGCGGGCCCACTCCGTGGGGCACCTGGCTCACCTGCGAGGAGACCGAGGACAGGGCCGGCACCAACGGTTACACCAAGGACCACGGCTTCATATTCGAGGTCGACGGCGCCGATCCGCGCCGTACCGGAGCCGTGCCGCTCACCGCGATGGGCCGCTTCCAGCACGAGGCGATCGCCGTCGATCCGCACAGCGGGATCGTGTACGAGACGGAGGACGCCTTCGAGCGGCCCTTCGGGCTCTTCTACCGCTTCCTGCCCTGCAAGCCGCTCGGCGGTACGGGCTCGCTGCGCGCGGGCGGGACGCTGGAGGCGATGCGGGTGCCGGGCGTGCCCGACCTGTCCGCCATCCAGGAGCCGGGCGCGTGCTTCGACCGGATCGAGTGGGCGCCCGTACCGGACAGCCAGGCGAAGCAGACGCCCATCAGGCTGCAGGACTTCGGCCCGAAGGGCATCACCCACGCCCAGAAGCTGGAGGGCTGCTACTGGGGCGGGAGTTCGGTGTACTTCGTCTCCAGCTTCGCGCACAGCGCTGAGGGCTCGGCGGCCGACCACTTCGGGCAGGTGTGGAAGTACGAGCCGCACCGGCGCCGGCTCACGCTGGTGATCGTCTTCGGGCCGAGTACGGACATCCAGCTGCCCGGCGAGTCCCCCGACAACATCTGCCTCGCGTCCGGCGGCGGGCTGATGGTGTGCGAGGACGGCGGCGGTGCGCAGCATGTGTACGGACTGACCAAGCGCGGCGAGGTCTATCCGATGGCGCGGGGGCGGCAGAACATCGGCACGCCCGAGGCCCCGGAGTGGGGCGAGTTCGCGGGAGTCACCTTCTCGCCGGACGGGGAGACGATGTACGTCAACTGCTATGCGCCCGGCACGACGTTCGCGGTGACCGGCCCCTGGCGCTGATACACGCGCGTAACGCGATCGCCGCGCTCAGCAAAGCTGCCGGGGCCGGTCGTCGGCGCGGCGGTGCTCGTGCTGTTCGCCACTGTCACGATGGTCGGGATCAATACGCTGCGCCGGGTCGACCTCAGCAACGGCCACGACCTGACCATCGCGTCGGTCTCGCTGGGCGTTGGCCTGCTGCCGGAGGTCACCACGTTCGGGGGAGCAGCTGTTCCGCAGGACGACTTCGACGTGGCGGAACACCGGAAGCGGCTGCCGCAGGACTGACCTGCGGGCAGCCGCCCGGATTCGCCCGCGGGTCTGCCCCGCGCGCCGTCTGACTACTCGATGACGAGCTCGACCGGCAGGTTGCCGCGAGTGGCCTTGGAGTAGGGGCAGTAGGCGTGGGTCTTCTCCAGGAGTTCGCGGCCCGCCTCGCCCTGGAGGTGGTCGGGCAGCTCGACGCGCATGACCACGGAGAGGGCGAAGCCGCCGTCGGTGTCCTTGCCGATGCTGACCTCGGCGGTCACCGAGGCGTCCTTGACGTCGATCTTCTCCATGCGGCCGATGGCACCCATCGCGCTGGCGAAACAGGCGGCGTAACCGGCGGCGAAGAGCTGCTCGGGGTTGGTCCCCTGGCCGTTGCCGCCGAGGGCCTTGGGGTGGGCGAGCGGCAGGTCGACGTGACCGTCGGAGCTGACGGCACGGCCTTCGCGGCCGTTGGCGGTGGCGACAGCGGTGTAGAGCGCGTCCATGAGTTGCATCCCTCTTCGTCCGTGGGGGAACCGTTAACCACTATAGTGACACACAATTTAGTTGCGTACAACTAAGTGGCGTACGAGTGACGACCGGGTATGCTGTCTCCATGGAGAAGACGACGTTGACGACCGTGCCGGACGAGGACTTCCTGCGCCTCGACAACCAGATCTGCTTCTCGCTGCACGCCGCGTCCCGCGCCTTCAACGGCGTCTACCGGACCGCGCTGAAGGATCTGAACCTCACTTATCCGCAGTACCTGGTAATGCTGGTGCTCTGGGAGCACGGCGAGCTGCCGGTGAAGCGGATCGGCGAGCATCTGCGGCTGGACTCGGGCACCCTGTCACCGCTGCTCAAGCGCCTGGAGGCGGCGGGTTACGTGGAGCGCAGGCGCAGCCCGGAGGACGAGCGCTCGGTCACCGCCCGCCCCACGGCCGA
It includes:
- a CDS encoding nucleoside/nucleotide kinase family protein; this translates as MHAPPPPQYPPHVLYRARALAVPGRRLVLGIAGAPGAGKSSLAAHLVDALDGLAVLVPMDGFHLAQAELERLGRAGRKGAPDTFDAAGYAALLARLRAPAPDATVYAPAFDRALEEPVAGSIPVAPDVPLIVTEGNYLLHDEGPWAQVRPLLDEVWYLEIDDAVRVRRLVDRHVRFGKQRHYAERWVHDSDEPNARLVARGRNRADFVVTQSP
- a CDS encoding VOC family protein — protein: MSYIALVTLVVRDYDEAIAFYTDALGFELVEDTDRGDGSRWVVVRPRGSGGGTALLLARAKGEVQRASVGAQTGGRVGFFLHTEDFAADHARMTAAGVRFLEEPRHEAYGSVAVFEDLYGNRWDLLQPK
- a CDS encoding ATP-binding protein; amino-acid sequence: MHAPTPQQPLTVRVFTQRFSATRRGARCARHLALHQLHAWGIPYDSEPSDTAAVLVAELAANAVTHGRVPGRDFELTLTLSADTLRIEVSDTRTEQRPPHPGGVPRPPALAESGRGLLLVEALACRWEVLERGGLGKTVRAELDLPG
- a CDS encoding helix-turn-helix transcriptional regulator, whose protein sequence is MTETAGAPGGSGGEPEVSDSLKAFGEVVKAFRRRARLTQEEFAPRVRYSLPTVASIEQGRRFPPADFVDRAEEVLDAFGTLKGAARHLSRRPGLASWFRQWASLEAEAVSLYTYECRLIPGLLQTEAYARTLFADRLPPLGDEQIDTRLSARADRQRLLRERPNTAYSFIFEEHLLLRRLGGAQVTRELIDHILGLAELRNIELQIMPLVRESHAGTDGPMRLLETSDNKWLGYCEGQESGQFISDPKVVSMLQMRYARMRSQALTLEDSVSLLRQMRGAA
- a CDS encoding DUF397 domain-containing protein, which encodes MSTTELAWFKSSYSGSSGDDCVEVALSWHKSSYSGSSGDSCVEIATCPTTVHVRDSKDTEGPQLALAPASWTSFVTYAAEARG
- the msrB gene encoding peptide-methionine (R)-S-oxide reductase MsrB, whose protein sequence is MSYDIEKPDEQWRAELSPAEYQVLRKAGTEPAFVGEYTDTKTTGVYSCRACGAELFRSDTKFESHCGWPSFYDPKDTDAVELIEDRSHGMSRTEVRCARCGSHLGHVFEGEGYPTPTDQRYCINSISLRLSPDEG
- the murC gene encoding UDP-N-acetylmuramate--L-alanine ligase; amino-acid sequence: MAPAVPSAMERPHFIGIGGAGMSGIAKILAQRGAKVAGSDAKESATAEALRALGATVHIGHAASHLADDATCVVVSSAIRPDNPELARAAELSVPVVHRSDALASLMTGLRSIAVAGTHGKTTTTSMLAVALTELGLDPAYAIGGDLAGPGTNARHGEGDIFVAEADESDRSFQKYDPEVAIVLNVELDHHANYASMDEIYDSFETFVGKVVPGGTLVITADQPGAVELTSRIRDLSTLKVVTYGEAESADVRVHKVTPRGLTSEVTVLLDGKFLTFTVSVPGRHYAHNAVAALAAGVALGIPAHNLASAIGKYTGVKRRLQLKGEAAGVQVIDSYAHHPTEMTADLEAMRGAAADARLLVVFQPHLFSRTQELGTEMGQALALADASVVLDIYPAREDPIPGITSTLIIDAARTAGADVTAVHDKATVPEVVAGMAKPGDLVLTMGAGDVTDLGPDILARLAGR
- a CDS encoding indole-3-glycerol phosphate synthase; amino-acid sequence: MFTSVLMIEKPLTSEDVEFVTTLHGAEAVSFVVLMQPRGDQADLLLRAIDDVAIGELREAVREGEEPEGQDAKAPAERALDHSLAALRAAGCEAVGQVVEDHPLDKLKAAVDESGADEVIVLTAPHYVEEFFHRDWASRARHKVGVPVLKLFAHSE
- a CDS encoding pyrimidine reductase family protein, producing MRRLLPVTDQTAAVDREWSLDELAEAYAYPAAAYAYTADGTGSGGGSGGGSGGGTGAGAGGGAGAAGRAWLRANMVSSLDGAAQHEGRSQPISSDTDMRIFGTLRGLADAVVVGAETVRLEGYRPARAREAFAERRAAAGQGPAPAIAVVSASLDLDYSLPLFAEPLVPTLVLTGAAAPPDRIRAAEKAGAEVVIAGDGPGVEPGRAVQALAQRGLVRLLTEGGPRLLGQFVAAGVLDELCLTLSPMLTAGGAQRIAGGPALAVPERFALASVLEEAGFLFTRYRHI
- a CDS encoding OsmC family protein, producing MATTRQAHTVWEGNLLEGKGVVTLDSSGIGEYPVSWPSRAEQANGKTSPEELIAAAHSSCFSMALSHGLAQAGNPPTKLNTQAEVTFQPGTGITGIHLTVQGEVPGLDEAGFVKAAEDAKANCPVSQALTGTSITLTAKLS
- a CDS encoding alkaline phosphatase PhoX, with the protein product MSTTRRQVLARTGALSAGIAFTGAFSELFAGTAAARGHSGYGPLVPDPAGLLDLPKGFRYRVLSREGEPLRSGEGRVPSNHDGMGAFAGRRGRVHLVRNHENRVSAAIGVPTVEGLTYDPMGKGGCTALELDGRGNVLSERVAIAGTAVNCAGGPTPWGTWLTCEETEDRAGTNGYTKDHGFIFEVDGADPRRTGAVPLTAMGRFQHEAIAVDPHSGIVYETEDAFERPFGLFYRFLPCKPLGGTGSLRAGGTLEAMRVPGVPDLSAIQEPGACFDRIEWAPVPDSQAKQTPIRLQDFGPKGITHAQKLEGCYWGGSSVYFVSSFAHSAEGSAADHFGQVWKYEPHRRRLTLVIVFGPSTDIQLPGESPDNICLASGGGLMVCEDGGGAQHVYGLTKRGEVYPMARGRQNIGTPEAPEWGEFAGVTFSPDGETMYVNCYAPGTTFAVTGPWR
- a CDS encoding solute carrier family 23 protein — protein: MPGPVVGAAVLVLFATVTMVGINTLRRVDLSNGHDLTIASVSLGVGLLPEVTTFGGAAVPQDDFDVAEHRKRLPQD
- a CDS encoding organic hydroperoxide resistance protein — translated: MDALYTAVATANGREGRAVSSDGHVDLPLAHPKALGGNGQGTNPEQLFAAGYAACFASAMGAIGRMEKIDVKDASVTAEVSIGKDTDGGFALSVVMRVELPDHLQGEAGRELLEKTHAYCPYSKATRGNLPVELVIE
- a CDS encoding MarR family winged helix-turn-helix transcriptional regulator, whose translation is MEKTTLTTVPDEDFLRLDNQICFSLHAASRAFNGVYRTALKDLNLTYPQYLVMLVLWEHGELPVKRIGEHLRLDSGTLSPLLKRLEAAGYVERRRSPEDERSVTARPTAEGAALRERALDVPRRIAVATGMPLEHIRELRADLNALTARLDTADPDAAGCAAADD